DNA from bacterium:
CGGTACAGGAGACGGAAGGCGTTCTCTTGTAACCAGCCATTCAGTGAGAAATATGCTGCAGAATTTTGGTATTACAATAACTGACAACAGGCTCTATACAAGAAATGTTGCAGCAGTTATGGTTACAGCTTCTATTACTCCGTTTTCAAAAAAAGGGTCTGCTGTTGATGTTGTAGTATCCTCTCTTGGTGATGCATCAAGCCTTGAAGGCGGAACTCTGCTTATGACTCCTCTTGTAGGAAATGATAATAAAATATATGCACATGCCCAGGGCAGTGTTTCTATAGGCGGAGTAAACATTGAAACAATAGGCGGAGAGAGATTCAGGAAAAACTATGCACTTGTGGGAAGAGTTCCCAACGGAGCTGTTGTGGAAACTGAAATACCTGTGGAGTGGGGCAAGGACGGCAAACTGGAACTTATACTGAAAGAGCCTGATTTTACAACAGTTTCAAGAATTTCATCAGCAATAGACAGCGCATTCGGAAATCAGATAGCATCACCAATTGATGCTGCTGCTATTACAATTCAAATCCCCCAGAAATTCAGCACGCAGGCGGGAATAGTAAAGATGATAGCTTCCCTTGAGTCGCTAAATGTTACTCCTGACCAGATTGCGCGTGTAGTGATAAATGAAAGAACAGGGACTGTTGTTGTAGGGAAGAATGTCAAGCTTACGGCAGCAGCAGTTTGTCAGGGTAGTCTTACTGTGCAGATAAGTGCATTTCCCGTTATATCACAGCCCCAGCCGTTTTCTCAGGGTCAGACTGTTGTAGTCCCTCAGACGGTTACAAATGTAACTGAAAAAGGCGGGGATAGGATAATGGTTCTTAATGAACCGGCTACTGTGAGCGATCTGGCAAAAACATTAAATGCACTTCAGGTGTCAGCACGGGATATAATCTCAATATTCCAGGCATTAAAAGAAGCAGGTTCTTTAAAAGCCGAACTTGTAATTATGTAGAATATTAATTCCGGAGTAAATGTGAGCATTGACATAAAACAGGGCCTTATGTTTCCGGTACGTAAAAGCGGGAATCCGAATATAAAGAAGGGTGCGCTTAATACAAAGAATGCAAAGGAATTAAAATTAAAAAAGGCGTGCAGGGAGTTTGAATCCCTGTTTCTTGCAAATCTAATGAGAACAATGAGAAAATCATTTTCAGAAGACGGGATTCTGTCAGGCAAG
Protein-coding regions in this window:
- a CDS encoding flagellar basal body P-ring protein FlgI, encoding MSNKIKKIIYAALLSLFFVNLFGSVRIKDIASLKGFRKEQLVGYSLVVGLDGTGDGRRSLVTSHSVRNMLQNFGITITDNRLYTRNVAAVMVTASITPFSKKGSAVDVVVSSLGDASSLEGGTLLMTPLVGNDNKIYAHAQGSVSIGGVNIETIGGERFRKNYALVGRVPNGAVVETEIPVEWGKDGKLELILKEPDFTTVSRISSAIDSAFGNQIASPIDAAAITIQIPQKFSTQAGIVKMIASLESLNVTPDQIARVVINERTGTVVVGKNVKLTAAAVCQGSLTVQISAFPVISQPQPFSQGQTVVVPQTVTNVTEKGGDRIMVLNEPATVSDLAKTLNALQVSARDIISIFQALKEAGSLKAELVIM